The region GGTTTTCCCCGGAGGCCAGGGCGGCATGGGCCTCTTCCCCTTCAAAGTCCGCCCAGACCTCGGCCCGGCCCCGGTGCCCCCGCATGAGCCTTCCCCCCGAGGGTTCCCCCAGGATGAAGGCCAAGGGGCTAAGCCGCAGGGCGGCGTAGCGGCTTCCCAAGCCCCCCACCTCCTCCTGTACCACCGCCAGGAAGCGCACCCGGCCCCGGAGGGGGGTCCTGGAAAGCGCCTCCAAGGCCAGGAGCATGGCCACCAGGGCGCCTTTCATGTCCACCGCTCCCCGGCCGTAGAGCCGCTCGCCCACCACCGCCCCTTGGGGGTGGGGCCAGTGGGCGGGGTCCCCCACGGGCACCACGTCCATATGCCCGGTGAGGACCACCTCGGGCTCCTCCTCCCCCAAAAGGGCCTCCACGTTCCCCGCCTCGTCCAAGGTGGCGGGGAGGCCCAAGGCCTTTAGGGCTTCCAGGAGTAGCCCCGCCACCTCCTCTTCCTTCCCCGGAAGGCTTTCCGCCTGGACGAGGCGGGAAAGGAGCTTCACCCAGTCCACGCCCCTATCCTACACCCCGGGAAAGCCTCGCCTGGTAGAGGGCGATGCCCAGGGCCACGGAGGCGTTCAAGGACTCCGCCTCGGGCCGGATGGGGATGCGGAAGAGCTCGTCGCAGGACTCCCGCACCAGCCGCCGCATCCCTTCCCCCTCCGAGCCCACCACCAAGGCCAAGGGCCTTTGGAAATCCAGTTCTGGGGGGGTCTTCTCCCCCCGCACGTCCAACCCGTAGACCCAAAGCCCCCTTTCCTTGAGTTCCTTCAGGGTGCGGGGGAGGTTTTTCACCTTGATGACAGGAAGCTTGAGGGCGGCCCCAGCGCTGGCCTTGAGGGCTAAGGGGGAAAGGGGGGCTGCCCGCCGCTCCTCGGAAACCACCCCGTGGGCCCCCAGGGCCAGGGCGCTCCGGATCATGGCCCCGTAGTTCCTGGGGTCGGTGATCCCGTCCAGGACCACGAGAAGGGGGGGTTCGCCCCGGGCTTCGGCCAGGCGCCAGGCGTCTTCCAGGGTGGCGTAGGTGGGCGCCTCCACCTCCGCCGCCAGGCCCTGGTGGTGGGTGGTGCGGAGGAGGGTATCGAGCTCTATTCGGGGGACGAGCTCAAAGGGGGCCCCGAGCCGCTCCAGTTCCCGTAGGAGCCAGGCCTCCACGCCCCTCGCCACCAGGACCCTGCGGGCGCGGCCTTCCCGGATGGCCTCGAGGACCGGGTTTCTCCCGTAGATCCACATGGCCCGAGTCTACGCCGTATGATGAGGGGGAAGGAGGCCTTATGTACCGGACCATCCTTATGCCCACGGACGGGAGCCCCTGCAGTTTCCAGGCCCTGGAGCATGGCCTTTCCCTGGCCAAGGCCCTGGGGGCCAAGGTGCACTTTCTCTACGTCCTGGAAAACCCCGCCCAGGCCATCTGGATCGCCCCCGAGAGCGTTCCCTACGGCCTCGAGCTCCTGGAGGACCTGAAGAAGGCGGGGGAGGAGGCCATCGGGAAGGCCCTGGCCCTGGCCAAGGAGAAGGGGGTGGAGGCCACGGGGGAGGTGAAGGAGGGTACCCCCATCCCCACCATCGTGGAGGCGGCCAAGGGGTTTGACCTCGTGGTCATGGGCACCCACGGGCGCACGGGGCTGGACAAGCTCCTTTTGGGCTCGGTGACCGAGGGGGTGCTCCACCGGGTTTCCGTGCCGGTCCTGGTGGTGCGCTGCCGCTAGATGCGCCTCGTTTCCGTCTTCGTCTCCTCCAGGCTTTCCCCAAAGGACCCCCTTTACCCCAGGCTCGTGCGCTACGGGGAGGTGCTGGCCGAGGAGGGCTTTGGCCTGGCCTGTGGCGGGTACCAAGGGGGGATGGAGGCCCTGGCCCGAGGGGTGAAGGCCAAGGGGGGGTTGGTGGTAGGGGTTACGGCCCCGGGCCTTTTCCCGGAGCGGAAAGGCCCCAACGCCCACGTGGACCTGGAGCTTCCGGCCAGTAGCCTTCCCGAGCGCATCGGCCGGCTTTTGGACCTGGGGGCGGGGTACCTGGCCCTGCCCGGCGGGGTGGGCACCCTGGCGGAGCTGGTTCTGGCCTGGAACCTCCTCTACCTGCGGCGGGGCTTGGGGCGGCCCTTGGCGGTGGACCCCTACTGGCTCGATCTCCTCAAAGCCCACGGGGAGATCGCCCCCGAGGACCTCGCCCTCTTGCGGGTGGTGGCGGGCGAGGAGGACCTGCGCCGCTTCCTGAGGAGCCTATGAGCGAAACCCTGGTGGTTTATGTGCCCGACCTGGGCCAGGGGGCGAGCTTCTACCAGGCCTTGGGCCTGGCCCTGGAGGAGCTCGTTCCCCACGAGGCCTTATTGGTGCCGGGGGAGGGGCCTCTTCTCCTCCTCCGGCTGGGGAAAGGCGGGGTGGAGCGGGGACCGAGCCGGCCCAGGCCCGAGGGGCAGGGCTTTGCCCGGCTCCGCCTCGAGGAGGGGCGGCTCGTCTTCCTGGTGGAGAGCCTCGCCCACGAGCGGCTCCGCCTGGCCAAGTACGGCCTGGCCTACCGGGAGGCGGGGGACCACCTCCTCCTCTTTGACCCCGGGGAGAACCCGGTGGTGGTGCGGGAGGGGTGATGCGGCTTTGGCTTTTGGACCTAGACGACACCCTCCTCGTGGACCACGGGGTGACCCGGGAGGTACTGGAGGCCTTGGGGAGGGAGGTGGGGGTAGAGGGGCTTTACCCGGCGGTGAAGGCGCGGGCCGAGGCCCTATTCCGGGAGGCTCCCTTTTACCCCTGGGCGGAAAGGATCGGCCACTCGGCCTTAGAGGCCCTTTGGGCGGGCTACACCACCCCGGGCCTCGAGGCCTGGGCCGCCTGGGCCTGGCCCTTTCGCGAGCGGGTCTTCCGCGAGGCCTTGGCCGCCCTGGGGGGGCCTAGGGAAAGGGCTCGGGAGCTGGCGGAGGCCTTCTTCCAGAGGCGACGCCGCTACCCCCTGTTCCCCGAGGTGCCGGAGTTCCTTAAGGCCCTGCGGGCGCAGGGGGCCTTCCTCGTCCTCCTCACCAACGGGGTCCCTGACCTGCAGCGGGAGAAGCTCGTGGGCGCCGGGCTGGAGGCGGCCTTTGACCTCACCCTGGTCTCGGGGGAGGTGGGGTGGGGCAAGCCCGACCCCCGGCTTTTCCGCATGGCCCTATGCGCCTTCGGCCTCCCCCCCGAGGCGGCGGTGATGGTGGGGGACAACCCCGAGCGGGACATCCAGGGGGCCTTGGCGGCGGGGCTCACGGCGGTCTTCGTGGACCGGGGCCACCGCTTGCCCGACCCCCGCTACCCCGCCCACCTGCAGGTGAAGGACCTAAGGGAGGCCCTGGCCCTCCTTTCGTGAGGCGCTTCACGGGCGACCCGTTTCCTTTCCGGTAGACTCCCCCCATGCACGAGGCGCTCCTTTTCCTCCATAGTTGGGTGCGTTGGTTGGTCCTCCTTTTAGGCCTCTTTGCCCTCCTCCGGCCCGAGCCCCGCTTGGGGGCCTTTTTTGCCCACGCCCTCACCCTGCAGGTGGTCTTGGGGGTGGCGTTGGCCTTTGCAAGCCCCCTTTTCCAGGGGGCCCTGGCCAA is a window of Thermus sp. LT1-2-5 DNA encoding:
- a CDS encoding LOG family protein → MRLVSVFVSSRLSPKDPLYPRLVRYGEVLAEEGFGLACGGYQGGMEALARGVKAKGGLVVGVTAPGLFPERKGPNAHVDLELPASSLPERIGRLLDLGAGYLALPGGVGTLAELVLAWNLLYLRRGLGRPLAVDPYWLDLLKAHGEIAPEDLALLRVVAGEEDLRRFLRSL
- a CDS encoding HAD family hydrolase, whose amino-acid sequence is MRLWLLDLDDTLLVDHGVTREVLEALGREVGVEGLYPAVKARAEALFREAPFYPWAERIGHSALEALWAGYTTPGLEAWAAWAWPFRERVFREALAALGGPRERARELAEAFFQRRRRYPLFPEVPEFLKALRAQGAFLVLLTNGVPDLQREKLVGAGLEAAFDLTLVSGEVGWGKPDPRLFRMALCAFGLPPEAAVMVGDNPERDIQGALAAGLTAVFVDRGHRLPDPRYPAHLQVKDLREALALLS
- the rlmB gene encoding 23S rRNA (guanosine(2251)-2'-O)-methyltransferase RlmB, with the protein product MWIYGRNPVLEAIREGRARRVLVARGVEAWLLRELERLGAPFELVPRIELDTLLRTTHHQGLAAEVEAPTYATLEDAWRLAEARGEPPLLVVLDGITDPRNYGAMIRSALALGAHGVVSEERRAAPLSPLALKASAGAALKLPVIKVKNLPRTLKELKERGLWVYGLDVRGEKTPPELDFQRPLALVVGSEGEGMRRLVRESCDELFRIPIRPEAESLNASVALGIALYQARLSRGVG
- a CDS encoding universal stress protein, giving the protein MYRTILMPTDGSPCSFQALEHGLSLAKALGAKVHFLYVLENPAQAIWIAPESVPYGLELLEDLKKAGEEAIGKALALAKEKGVEATGEVKEGTPIPTIVEAAKGFDLVVMGTHGRTGLDKLLLGSVTEGVLHRVSVPVLVVRCR
- a CDS encoding M20/M25/M40 family metallo-hydrolase, with protein sequence MDWVKLLSRLVQAESLPGKEEEVAGLLLEALKALGLPATLDEAGNVEALLGEEEPEVVLTGHMDVVPVGDPAHWPHPQGAVVGERLYGRGAVDMKGALVAMLLALEALSRTPLRGRVRFLAVVQEEVGGLGSRYAALRLSPLAFILGEPSGGRLMRGHRGRAEVWADFEGEEAHAALASGENPLYDLAEYLLALKELPLPSGLKLTPTRVDTYPGATNQTPGVVRLYLDVRYEPEADPEGLLDRLRALGSASVYIPEEERASGEVRMAIPALWPPYRLPEDHPLLQAALKALGQERAGLWPFTTDAPYLGAKAPVLGLGPGDPALAHTPKEHILLSQVEAAAQAYTRLVEALWNAAR